The Panicum virgatum strain AP13 chromosome 3N, P.virgatum_v5, whole genome shotgun sequence genome includes the window AGTGCTCTTGTTCCTTCATAGAACCGATGGAGCTGCATCACTGGTGGGCTCACCTGCGCATGCTGCAAGTGCAAGGAAAAAAAGCGGGGGCTTGACACTCTCGTCATGTTGATCACTTGGGCACTTTGGAAGGAGCGGAATGGATGTCTGTTCGAGGGGTGCTCCTCCATAGTGCATGAGCTCCAAGACCGGATCAAGCTTGATATCAAGCTTTGGATCGATGCCGGCGCTAGCCGCCTAGGTTGTTTAAGAAGTGACTAGTGTGTTTCTGAGTTGGCTCTTTTGGGCTTCCACTTGTTCTTTCAGTAGCATCTCCGGGTGCCTTTGTTCTTGCGCGCGCCTTATGGCCTTGCGTCATTGTATTCTCTACTTTCGTCTTAATACAATAAtgtgcagctctcctgcgtattcgagaaaaaaaaattgactaACATTGGCCATGGAAGGGGAACGAGAGCTAGCACTGCTGCCTTATTTGGTTAGCATACCATCCCCCAAGCCTCCTTCGAAGCTATGTGTTTGTTCCTCTTCTTAGAGGGTACATCAGTAAAGTTCTCTGGTCAAAACCTTCTGAAATGTTAGTTGGCCATCGAACTTACCCCTCTACACAAATAACTTGTGTGCACTCATTTTATATACTTATGGCATTTTTAGCCAAAATCACATGAACATGAGACCAAGAGATGGTCATGTTGTGCCCCACAGGAGAATTACACATGATACGAGTGGTTGTATCGTCACTCGGGATGGATTGCCGGTACGGTGTTAGGGCCGGATGGCAAATCTCTAGAGTTAACAAAAGACATTAATAATAGACTGCAATACGCAATAAAAGTTTTGGGATCAGAAATTGGACGAGAAATAACGGGTAGGTAGAAGAAAAATATTAGGTGTGGAGCTAGCTAAGTAAGACATCCTTGCTAATAAGTAGCTCCCGGAGAGTCTAAGTGCAGTTGTAAGTCTCATTATATACATGGTGTGTGTGGAGGTACATGGGCAGATGCTATATAGCTGAATCCAAATGGGAATTGTCAAGAAATGGATGTTGCATGACTGTTGACTTTTGACTAGACTTTATGGTCGCTTGGACCAGAGAGAGAAGCTAGAGGAACAAGCCAGGAAGTAACTATCTTGCAGTTGCTATTTCAGTCGAAAAAAGTTTCCCATAATAAGTAAACTAGAGCATTTATCCCTTCAAAAGTTACCATACACCGAATAGCTGTTGATCTTATTATTGGTATTAAGGACCAAGCAACTGCTATAcactgcaaaaagaaaaaaaaaactcactgATAAACTCTAGTATCTGATGATGATTGTTGAGAAATGAGAACTGAGGTTAATTAAATCAGCAGCCTTTTAGCAACCGCGTATAGATTAAAGAGCGTGTACATAAAGAAACTAAAACAGactgccaaaaaaaaagaaactaaaaCAGAAGAAAGAAAGAGGGCAAGTAACAAGCATGCTGTCATCAGTTATCCTAGTGATGATTGATGCGTCATAAGAAGAGGTAACTAATTGATGATGTGATTAAAGTACTTCTAGCTTAATTATTACTGCTACTGCACAACTGTAAAATTCCACAAGCAGATCGGAATCTAGCCGGCCGCTATCGTTTCTCATCCTACTTGGGGTGAACCACCGGGTCAAGGCTCAGAATTCCTCGGTCTCGATGTAGCAACACGTGCTCGCTGCTGATCGAGGCACGTTCTGGGAAGAATGACCCGCTCGGAAGTCAGAAGAGGTAGGAGCCCGAGTAGGAGGCGGCCGACGGCGAGCCGCTGTGCTGCGGGCTGTAGAAGCCGCCCCCGCCGTACTggatgatggcggcggcgccggggctggCGTGGTTGTGGACGCCGTCGTAGGTGGTGATGACGTAGCGGGGGTCGTCGCGGTCCCTCTCCACGCGCTTCTTCACGCCGCAGCCCTCCGACGAGCACCGGTAGTAGTTCCTGCACGCGTGCGTGCGCGCCAAAACGTCCGTCAGAAATTCAGAATCGAGCGAGTAaatatttcatttttttagcTCTCCGTTTAAATGTTCTTGGAATTTAACTGTTTCCCGGCCGGGATAGGTGAAATACGAATTTGTATAGGACATGTGACACGCTTCCATTTGGTATAATTCTATAAATTTGGTTGCACTTGAACTCGAAATTAGAGCGCACGTGTGTGTGTTTACCGTGGATTGGGGCTGTTCTTGACAGCTTTCTTTCCGTACTTCCTCCATTTGAATCCGTCGTCCAGGATCTCCACCTCTGATCTCGTCCTGAACCCAATCCTTCCACTGCTCCTAGGTCTCTTCTCATCTCGACCCCCACACCACCTACTCAAATCCAATCACCAAAGCAGCATCGAGGTAGTAGTTAAGCAACATgagtaccaaccaaaattaCCACACCCTACCGCGGAAATTAATTAAATTTTCGGTGCGTATACATGTACATACATCGACTTCTCGTTGCGATCGCCCCCAgccccggctccggcgccgtcgATGAGCGATGCCGGCGAGTACTCAAGCTGGCAAAGATCATCGAGCTCTGAGGAGAAGACCGCCGCGTCGTCGACGAAGGTGTTATTGGCCGCCGGGAAGCTCTGCGGCGCGTAGCCGGACATGAAGGGCGAGGAGTAGGACGACGAGTAGGAGCTGAAGAGAGCTTCAGGGTTTAGCCCAAGCGAAGCCGCCATTGCCGCATGCACCAGCGAGCTTCGCACTGGGTGGCTGTACTTGCACCACTAGCCGCCTTGCTTGTGTGCGTTGCGCCTCTGAATATTATTTTTGGCGTGCCGGCCTCTGCAATTTATACATCCGGCCTGCGATCTGCAAGGCTTCGTGGAGGCTTCCCAAAGCAGGCCCGAAAGTTCTGAGATGGGTCACCTGTCAATTCCTTGGACTACTGCTGTGTTCCGCTTTCAGAGATACATCACGTGTCAATTCAACTGTACATTTGTGATACGTGATCTGACTGTGACATGCACTTGTAGATTATTAGCTTATATATGTACCTGCAACTTGTACAGAGTATAATCTTGTAAAATTAATATGGTGTGGGATGTGATAAATATACATAGCTTAACTTTATACAAATATTTTTCGGGGTTAGATTGTCTGGAAAAGCAAAAGTCGTCGTGagtttttcacaaaaaaaattttgtgtATACCTCGGTTCCAAAGATTTCACAAAAGATTAGTATGCTTTATGCATATGGAACAAATCTACGCTAGATCTGTCCTGTTCTGAAACATATGGCTGCGGACAAATCGATTGATTTTCTCGTATCTTTATCTCCCTACCCTCTCATCTCTTTCCCTTGCTAACTTAATTTGAGAGCTAGTAGGCGTTGCTTGACAGCGACGTACTTGTCATCTATAGATCCTTAACGATGTAGTTTTCCTACTTGATTACACTCTTTTAAAGGTAACTGGTACGTGCAGTGGAATATAATTTGGATCTAGCTAGTGGACGCAAAAGGAGAGCAAAAGAATTATCTTCTCCGATCCTCGTCAATCTTCTACAGCTATTTTTGGATTTCTTTCTTTAACTAATAATGGACTGAATTATTTGGTGGTctataaaattttcagattttgtGAGTGCTACGTGCTGCCACGCACTAAATAAAGAAAAATCATCTGGAGAAGATAAGAAAAATTCATGTATTCCAAATACTTTCTTCTGCCCCCATGTTGCGTCTGTGCTAGTACAGTTTTGACCTTACCTCTCTATGTATATGTGCTAGTATATAGTACGAAATAATGGGAAGAGCTGCATAACACATGCTACTATAGTGCAGCACTGCTAAAATTCATTAAAGAATGACGTGCAATGCAAAAGCTTTCCCTCAGGCCTCAGCAAAGCTTATCTAAATGGTTCGATATTTCTTGCAAGGTATAGAAAAAGTGTAATATTTTTGTTTGCATGTAAAGATCCAACTCGGATGATTGTGTGCAGAATATATAGAAGGGAATAGGGGATGTTATTCGGCTTGGCGCCGCCAATAATACCTTTGGCATATAGAATATTCCCCCATCCAATCCCAAAAGTGTGTACTCATATATATTGGTTCCTTTCACTACTTTGACTATTATTAATTAGTTGTATACATTTTTTCAGGAAGTATATAATAAAATTTCTAGAGTCTTGAATTCTTTTTGGATACAAAAATAGCGCAAATTATCCGAAAGCGCTAGCCCAGGCGAGATGGGTTTATTTGGAGCGAAAGCCGCAGTCACGAAAGGGAAGCCACCAAGCGGCCTCCTCATCACTCCGTCGATCACCACCAGCTGGCCGGCTGGAGAAGAAGAGGTTGAAGCCAACACCCCTCCGCGACCAGCTGCCGCCTCCTCGCCCGGCCGCACATCAACTCGATCGCACGGCGGTGGGGCTGTCCGCTTGGCGCTtgcgggccggcggcgtcaTGATCGATCGATCTGCCGTGTCTTCTCCGGCAGACTCGCGGGAAGAAGATAGCGCGGGTCGTCGCCGTCTCCATCTCGTCCGAATGcacacggcgacggcgacgggggtCCGTACGTGAGCCAGCTGGTGTGGCGTCGCTGTTTGTCACTGGCCTGGCTTTGCTCGGATTTTGTTCCCTCCACGGCAGGATTGGAGCCTAATTTAGTTTGACGAGCGATAATGCAGCCGGTCTCACCGAAACTCTGCCCTGGGTTCGAGGTTAGGAAGCGGATTAGGCG containing:
- the LOC120664321 gene encoding probable WRKY transcription factor 50, translating into MAASLGLNPEALFSSYSSSYSSPFMSGYAPQSFPAANNTFVDDAAVFSSELDDLCQLEYSPASLIDGAGAGAGGDRNEKSMWCGGRDEKRPRSSGRIGFRTRSEVEILDDGFKWRKYGKKAVKNSPNPRNYYRCSSEGCGVKKRVERDRDDPRYVITTYDGVHNHASPGAAAIIQYGGGGFYSPQHSGSPSAASYSGSYLF